A genome region from Candidatus Edwardsbacteria bacterium includes the following:
- a CDS encoding Lrp/AsnC ligand binding domain-containing protein: MVAAYEFINCDAGKAELVVRALRKIKGLKQAHVVTGLHDIIAYVEAPTMKDLTKMIISRIQGTKGVGRTVTCIVVNGN, encoded by the coding sequence ATGGTAGCAGCTTATGAGTTCATCAATTGCGATGCCGGCAAAGCCGAACTGGTGGTCAGGGCCCTGCGCAAGATCAAAGGGTTGAAGCAGGCTCATGTGGTGACCGGGCTTCATGACATCATCGCCTACGTGGAGGCCCCCACCATGAAGGACCTGACAAAAATGATCATTTCCAGGATCCAGGGGACCAAGGGCGTCGGCCGGACCGTCACCTGCATCGTGGTCAACGGCAACTAG